The following is a genomic window from Bombina bombina isolate aBomBom1 chromosome 3, aBomBom1.pri, whole genome shotgun sequence.
ATTCCAATCTACAGCCTGATGCCTAAATATTTTAGCGTCATTTACAGCACAGCTAAAGATgatcaaattaaaatttaaaaaagcagGATATGGAATAAATAGCTCCTTGAATTATTTACAAAATTTGTTGTAGTCCACAATGGAATTATGTGCAATTCCAAATAAATTCAACACACTTTAAAATCAGGATATTTCTTCAAGTCATGCAAACAGTCTAGGGATGGGGAGGGGGGTTTAATACTGAAAAGAAAAAAGGGATGATTACAGCCAAGTTGGAAGTGGCAGCTATAGCGGGAGGCACTGCTGGTACCTGCTCTTTAAATATAACTTGCAAGTTTAGAGGCACAACCAGgagtcaaaaaaataataataaaaataatctatgGAGTTTTGTTTTACTGAAATGATTAGGACACTTCATTTCCATAGAAAGTTGCTACTTTGGCCATGTCCTCCGTAGATTCCAAAGTGTAAGCGTTAAAGTCGGTAAATATCACCATTAAACAGTGTAACACAATTTGCCCTTCTGCATAGTGGACCTGACCATAAATCAGCTCTTCTATATTTGCTGCCATTTTGCTGAAACAATCACTAGGAAAGTCAAAGTGGATAAAGTCCCCAGAAAAACCTAGGACAGTGGACTGACTAGGAGGAGTGTCAGGGATGATGACAAAGTAGCTATGCAGATGGGCCAGAGCTTTGTGATGCTGGCTGTGCAGGTGCTGGGGTATTTCCTACAGGCTGCGTACAGGATGATGAAGAGGAAGGAGGAGGAGAGCCACTCTGAAGCTGAGCTTGGAATTGGGCAAGTTGTTCAGGACTGGCAagtgtcttcagcaaactattttcCTGCTCCAGCTGTGAATTCTTCTCAATCAGCTCCTTGATCTGCTCCTTAAGGACCTCCACTTCTTCCCTGACAGCATACATCAAGTGACTTTTCACTAAATCCTGCAACAGAGAATAAGGTCAGCTTGCAAAATGGATGTAAAATAACACAAAAAGTATAGAAAGCAATGAGCAtaaaaaaatcatcatatatatatatatatatctcaactctTTTACTTACTAAATTCATTAAGTATGATTCCCTATTTAgataacaaaaacataataaatGCCAGGGTCACAGACTGCCATATTTTAGGCCCAGAAAATAATAGATAAGTAGCAAAAATACATTTCAGAATTGCTTTTGTATGTGTTAACCATTACCTTGCTAAACTAATTTAGAAGATTAAGAAATGTGTATACCAAAATGTCTCTTCAGCCTCTAAACAATATAGTAAATTGCATATCCCATTTAAAAGCATGATGTATCAACATAAATAAGAGAAAATGAAACCACAAAACAATGTGTACAGTAAAATGTTGTTTGCCAAGAAATACATTTAGAAAACTAATTCTGGTTTTACCTGACGTTAAAAAGAAATAAATCCGTCCTCAAGCTTTATCAAAGTATAGTGATAAGTTTGTGAGTGCAAATTATGTGGTTAAAGGTCAGAAAGATGATATGAAATATAACAATCTTTCTGCAAACACTTGTGCTTcaagcaatatcattatttgtgataTTTGCACTAACAAACTATTTCACATTACAAAGCAATATGAATGTCCTATATATCAAACATTTGAATTACACCCAGGTTATTAAATTATATctaaaacataaaattattttctaCATTGCTAAcgactgcttatatatatatataaaatataattaaaaacagaGGTTGTCAGAGGATTACCTCcttggcagctaaggggttaagacAGGAAATGGTTAAACCGCACATTTCTTGACACTAGCACAATGCTGTAAGGTAATCTATGCGGTGCTGAATACAACTCAAACAAAAGCACATGCAGCAAACCCGGCGCGCGCCGGCTGCAGCTAGTCTGAACTGAGCAGGTTGCCGCATACAGTTTTCCTCTTCGGCAATGACGTCACTTGAAACCGGACAGCGCCCCTCCCACAACGACGCGAACTTGACCAATCACCAGCCGAGATATTTATAGCCGGGACTTAAAGGTTCTCCTACTGCCTAGTAACAGCGAGCAAGGAATCGCGTGAGAGCAGAAGCAGCAGAGCCCCGGGCAGCGCTCCAATAACAAAGAGCATCCAAGGAGGAAATCTAAAGTACAGTGCAGTAATGATCTCTAGAAATTACACATTATTTCATTTACTATATACCAGGTGCAAATACTACGTAGGTCACACAGGTATAATCTTATACATCACTCCACTAGTCGTATCTAATCTATAAAATAGAATATACAATGAAATACATAATACTAGTAACTAAAGATGTTCAAACTCTCGCAAAAAAAAGGTTCGCAGTCCAATTAGAATTACATACACGTTATGCTATATATTGTATCTGCATCTCTCTGTAAAAAAAAACCGCTTCCAATAACCGAGGCCTTTCAATATCTGCAGTCTTTCTGTCACTGCAAATAAACATGTAACCCAACACCAAAACGTCTGCCCCACTTCTAGAGGAGAATGAGAAGTACATACCATGGCTTGCTCGATTTTGTTATCTATGGCCACAACGCTTGCACCTGATGAGctggaaaacaaaagaaaaacagacTGCTTAGCTTTTGAAAAAATGAACACGATATAGATGCAACATTGTTCTACATTCATCTTTATGCATTGTGTACGTGTATTTACCAAACATGTTTGTACAAACGGTTAACTCCTTGTCTGCCCTCGAGGGCTTTAGCCAGTGTTAATATCCCAGAACATATAAACCAATAACTGATGAGCTAGCATGATTACACCTAACACAGGAATAGCTTGAGGTGTGACAAAAGCACTGAGTCCCATCGAGCCCCCTAACCTGAAGACAAAGGATCATAGGGTGGAATATCACCTGCACTAATATGGCAAAAACCTTGTGAAATATAGAACCCACCCAGCCCCTGCAACAAATGACTGGCATTTACCTACTATCTACTTTAACCGATGCGTTATCTGTGCCAAGCAGTGAGGAGAGGAATGAAATAGAAAACTGCCTCAGCTGGTAAACTCCTAGATCCATAGCTGCCGCCGCTCTACATTGGAGGGACTCGTTGAATCCCCGCTGTAGCAGGTTTCAGGGATGCAGAGCACATAGCATGAATGATGAAGGGCTCCCGGGCGAGAATGAATAAAGCCGCTGAGGATGGCAGTGGTGCACCGTAATGCTGGATGCTGCTGCTGTGGATGAGGGATGAAATCTCCCAGGTCAGCGCTTCCCAACAGAAACCAGCAGCTCATCACATAATTTATGCAGAAACTGCGTCTCCTATAGGCCAAGCCCGCATTGGGAAACGCCCACTGGATTCCCGCGAACCCTTTCAGGCCCAGAGGTATCTAGGGCTGGCAGCGCGGCACTAAAACGCTGGGGTGGCACTGGCAAAGGGAAGGGAACAAAATTATGCGGTATGCGTCTTGGAATAATAGGGTAATACCGCGCTATACAAGGGGGGCCGTGAGGGTATTTTCCACTAGTCATTTTCTTAGATGGAACATTGCATAGGAGATGGAAAACGTGGCACTGCCATCCAATACAGTCACCAAGCATTTTTAATAACTGTACTGAAGTGTCAGTAATgcttcttatcacatatatacgCAGCAGTctactgtatttgagatatatatatatatatatatatacagtatatatatatatatatatatatatatatataaaatcttagatATACAGCCCATCAGAAATAGATTTGGGAGTTTGTTCTGTTTGTAGAAAACTAAGCGTATGAAGAGTACATGCATCATGAAAATTCATATAATATGAAAGAGCAGTAAGCAATGTGTATTTGATCACAAATTAATGATACATGGTCTCTCTGAAATGTGAGGTATGAAATACACAACAGCTCATTGCTTAGGAGCTTTAGACAAGGGGTC
Proteins encoded in this region:
- the TSC22D1 gene encoding TSC22 domain family protein 1 isoform X5, with amino-acid sequence MKVLVLELEQHLKSSSGASVVAIDNKIEQAMDLVKSHLMYAVREEVEVLKEQIKELIEKNSQLEQENSLLKTLASPEQLAQFQAQLQSGSPPPSSSSSCTQPVGNTPAPAQPASQSSGPSA
- the TSC22D1 gene encoding TSC22 domain family protein 1 isoform X7, whose product is MDLVKSHLMYAVREEVEVLKEQIKELIEKNSQLEQENSLLKTLASPEQLAQFQAQLQSGSPPPSSSSSCTQPVGNTPAPAQPASQSSGPSA
- the TSC22D1 gene encoding TSC22 domain family protein 1 isoform X6, whose amino-acid sequence is MCGLTISCLNPLAAKEDLVKSHLMYAVREEVEVLKEQIKELIEKNSQLEQENSLLKTLASPEQLAQFQAQLQSGSPPPSSSSSCTQPVGNTPAPAQPASQSSGPSA
- the TSC22D1 gene encoding TSC22 domain family protein 1 isoform X4, giving the protein MDLGVYQLRQFSISFLSSLLGTDNASVKVDSSSSGASVVAIDNKIEQAMDLVKSHLMYAVREEVEVLKEQIKELIEKNSQLEQENSLLKTLASPEQLAQFQAQLQSGSPPPSSSSSCTQPVGNTPAPAQPASQSSGPSA